Proteins co-encoded in one Setaria viridis chromosome 9, Setaria_viridis_v4.0, whole genome shotgun sequence genomic window:
- the LOC117838202 gene encoding uncharacterized protein isoform X1: MDSSVEKQGSGSPDPDERPAAGEPKACTECHTTKTPLWRGGPCGPMSLCNACGIRYRKKRREAMGLDANKAAGGEQQQQQQRKKKAAAAAASKREREKGAEADEVTVELRTVGFGKEVVLKQRRRMRRRRRLGEEERAAILLMALSSGVVYA, from the exons ATGGACTCCTCGGTCGAGAAG CAGGGGAGCGGGTCTCCGGATCCGGACGagcgcccggccgccggcgagcccaaGGCCTGCACCGAGTGCCACACCACCAAGACCCCGCTCTGGCGCGGGGGACCCTGCGGACCCATG TCGCTGTGCAACGCGTGCGGGATCCGGTAccggaagaagagaagggaggcgATGGGCCTCGACGCCAacaaggccgccggcggcgagcagcagcagcagcagcagcggaagaagaaggccgccgccgccgccgcctccaagaGGGAGAGGGAAAAGGGAGCGGAGGCGGACGAGGTCACCGTGGAGCTCCGCACGGTGGGGTTCGGCAAGGAGGTGGTGCtcaagcagcggcggcggatgcgccggaggaggcgcctcggcgaggaggagcgcgcggcCATCCTGCTCATGGCCCTCTCCTCCGGCGTCGTGTACGCCTGA
- the LOC117838202 gene encoding uncharacterized protein isoform X2, with protein MDSSVEKGSGSPDPDERPAAGEPKACTECHTTKTPLWRGGPCGPMSLCNACGIRYRKKRREAMGLDANKAAGGEQQQQQQRKKKAAAAAASKREREKGAEADEVTVELRTVGFGKEVVLKQRRRMRRRRRLGEEERAAILLMALSSGVVYA; from the exons ATGGACTCCTCGGTCGAGAAG GGGAGCGGGTCTCCGGATCCGGACGagcgcccggccgccggcgagcccaaGGCCTGCACCGAGTGCCACACCACCAAGACCCCGCTCTGGCGCGGGGGACCCTGCGGACCCATG TCGCTGTGCAACGCGTGCGGGATCCGGTAccggaagaagagaagggaggcgATGGGCCTCGACGCCAacaaggccgccggcggcgagcagcagcagcagcagcagcggaagaagaaggccgccgccgccgccgcctccaagaGGGAGAGGGAAAAGGGAGCGGAGGCGGACGAGGTCACCGTGGAGCTCCGCACGGTGGGGTTCGGCAAGGAGGTGGTGCtcaagcagcggcggcggatgcgccggaggaggcgcctcggcgaggaggagcgcgcggcCATCCTGCTCATGGCCCTCTCCTCCGGCGTCGTGTACGCCTGA
- the LOC117838200 gene encoding pumilio homolog 24 encodes MAGAGSDLQSPKKRKREHAEGKIKPRPQVKGGGDGAKRKKHPGAGGYAAHGGAGEAPAKKRPVTPKEKRLAAKEMSEARKMKRKRHYSLEKELAKLWEKMRCHDVSKEERSKLVSQAIRKMDGKYLDIAGSHVTARVLQTCVKWCSQSERDAIFDDLQPHLLTLSRKKYAVFLVKKLIELATKKQFASFISSLHGHVAKLLPHTIGAAVVDYAFQRATPPQKRQLLLELYSTELQLFKDLTVQSSFSLLETISKLGLQKSSVLQYMTIEIQKILEKGTVEYSIVHTAILEYFTIADKTSAMDVIHQLIPLLTQGASIIDGDEPSIATELPNKTKAKKKRLSEPLIVRIMQTREGLKLAISCLKHGSAKDRKKIIKSLKGQIMKLALNDFGCLFLISIISIVDDTKLVSKIVIQELAKHLKELIFDKNGRRPLLQLLHPLCSRYLSPADLACLSYNVPSLSAKEGEASEGATEVISENKVDAMTDKEPDDLEGMQIVSESKKDPSRRRHELLIKSDLAEALVQSCIENVGELLRSNFGKELLYEVAVGGKDNVLEGVTDRIHMLHDAIASDAAQPKTEDIEHAFENFFSSRVIRRMIIDCPAFAVTLWRKALKGKCKIWAEGHSSKVVAAFLESPSSEVRNLAKPELQPLIDTGILKVPDHKGAVEK; translated from the exons atggccggcgccggcagcgatCTCCAGAGCCCGAAGAAGCGCAAGCGCGAGCACGCGGAGGGGAAGATCAAGCCGCGGCCGCAGGTTAAGGGGGGAGGGGACGGAGCGAAGCGGAAGAAGCACCCGGGCGCCGGCGGTTACGCGGCCCATGGCGGCGCAGGCGAGGCTCCGGCGAAGAAGCGGCCGGTTACCCCCAAGGAGAAGCGCCTGGCTGCAAAG GAGATGTCGGAGGcgaggaagatgaagaggaagcGGCATTACAGCCTTGAGAAG GAACTAGCGAAACTATGGGAAAAGATGAGATGCCACGATGTGAGCAAAGAGGAGAGATCCAA GCTAGTAAGTCAGGCCATCCGGAAAATGGATGGGAAATACTTGGATATTGCTGGATCCCATGTTACTGCACGTGTTCTGCAA ACATGTGTAAAGTGGTGCTCACAGTCAGAGAGGGATGCTATTTTTGATGATCTACAGCCACATTTGCTCACTCTTTCTCGCAAGAAATATGCTGTTTTCCTTGTAAAGAAGCTTATAGAGCTTG CCACTAAAAAGCAGTTTGCCAGTTTCATCTCTTCTCTTCATGGCCATGTTGCCAAACTTCTTCCTCATACCATAGGGGCTGCAG TCGTTGACTATGCATTTCAGCGAGCAACACCACCTCAGAAAAGACAGTTGTTATTGGAACTGTACTCCACTGAACTTCAGCTATTCAAGGATCTGACTGTGCAAAGTTCCTTCAG TTTGTTAGAGACAATTTCCAAGCTTGGATTGCAGAAATCATCTGTCCTGCAGTATATGACTATTGAGATTCAGAAAATCTTGGAGAAAGGTACTGTTGAGTATTCCATAGTACACACGGCTATACTGGAGTACTTTACAATTGCAGATAAG ACCTCAGCCATGGACGTGATTCATCAACTTATCCCCCTTCTAACTCAAGGAGCATCGATCATAGATGGAGATGAACCATCAATCGCTACTGAACTACCAAATAAAACAAAAGCTAAGAAGAAAAGGTTGTCAGAGCCGCTTATCGTTCGGATCATGCAGACAAGGGAAGGATTAAAACTAGCAATCAGTTGCCTCAAACATGGCAGTGCAAAG GACAGAAAGAAGATTATTAAAAGTTTGAAGGGTCAAATTATGAAGCTTGCTCTGAATGATTTTGGATGCCTT TTCCTTATTAGCATTATTTCCATTGTTGACGACACAAAGCTTGTTTCTAAG ATTGTGATTCAAGAGCTGGCAAAGCATTTGAAAGAACTCATTTTTGACAAG AATGGGAGACGACCGTTGCTGCAGCTACTTCACCCTCTTTGCTCACGCTATCTGTCTCCAGCTGATCTGGCTTGTCTGAGCTATAATGTGCCTTCTCTTAGTGCAAAGGAG GGTGAGGCATCGGAGGGTGCTACTGAAGTTATATCAGAAAATAAAGTGGATGCTATGACTGATAAAGAGCCCGATGATTTGGAAGGCATGCAGATTGTGTCTGAGAGCAAGAAGGATCCATCACGAAGGCGGCATGAATTGTTGATCAAAAGTGACCTTGCTGAG GCTCTTGTCCAATCTTGCATTGAAAATGTTGGAGAATTACTTCGATCAAATTTTGGCAAAGAATTATTATATGAG GTTGCTGTTGGTGGAAAAGACAATGTTTTGGAGGGTGTCACCGATAGGATCCACATGTTGCATGATGCAATTGCTTCGGATGCAGCCCAGCCAAAGACGGAAGATATTGAACATGCCTTTGAGAACTTCTTTTCCAGCCGTGTAATCAGAAGAATGATAATCGACTGTCCAGCGTTTGCAGTCACTCTATGGAGAAAGGCTCTTAAAGGGAAGTGCAAGATATGGGCTGAAGGACACAG TTCTAAGGTGGTTGCAGCGTTCCTGGAATCTCCAAGTTCTGAGGTGAGGAATCTTGCAAAACCTGAGCTGCAACCGCTGATTGATACTGGCATTCTGAAAGTGCCAGATCATAAAGGAGCTGTGGAGAAATGA
- the LOC117838203 gene encoding uncharacterized protein — protein MAGAIGAGRERGSDAAAAAAAKAQAAREVCAASAAFASCPHRRRSPRGAGSRPHFVDWYLVLAIGEAASEDAVRRRYRQLALQLHPDKNRHPKAEVAFKIVSEAHACLTDKARRRAYDAERRASFCAACHDRHATRSSAAAGGRLRATTEKQTTAAAGAAARSKQPRAAPAAQALREVQNRMRDECRVIDGCLRANNAAACARRRQSFPLFDPSDRRSFPDYPHVRPPPFGNAEFWRFEERLGRADQNQRWCRGGGGGESPVYQIRTAAAECTDRTKRAW, from the exons ATGGCGGGCGCGATAGGCGCGGGGCGGGAGCGGGGctcggacgccgccgcggcggcggcggccaaggcgcaggcggcgcgggaggtgtgcgcggcgtcggcggccttCGCGTCctgcccgcaccgccgccgttcgccgcgcggcgccggcagcaggcCGCACTTCGTCGACTGGTACCTCGTCCTCGCC ATCGGCGAAGCCGCGTCGGAGGACGCCGTGCGGCGGCGGTACCGGCAGCTCG CGCTGCAGCTGCACCCGGACAAGAACAGGCACCCCAAAGCGGAGGTCGCGTTCAAGATCGTCTCCGAG gcgcACGCGTGCCTGACGGACAAGGCGCGCCGGCGGGCCTACGACGCGGAGCGGCGCGCCAGCTTCTGCGCCGCGTGCCACGACCGCCACGCCACCAggtcgtcggccgccgccggcggcaggctCCGCGCCACGACCGAGAAGCAgacgacagcggcggccggtgcggcggccAGGAGCAAGCAgcctcgcgccgccccggcggcaCAGGCGCTGCGGGAGGTGCAGAACCGGATGCGGGACGAGTGCCGGGTCATCGACGGCTGTCTGCGGGCCAACAACGCCGCGGcgtgcgcgcgccgccgccagtcgTTCCCGCTCTTCGACCCCTCCGACCGGCGCAGCTTCCCCGACTACCCGCacgtccgcccgccgccgttcGGCAACGCGGAGTTCTGGCGCTTCGAGGAGCGTCTCGGGCGCGCGGACCAGAACCAGAGGTGGtgcagaggcggaggcggaggcgagtcGCCGGTGTACCAGatcaggacggcggcggcagagtgCACTGATAGAACCAAACGTGCATGGTGA